From the Pseudomonas putida genome, one window contains:
- a CDS encoding DUF535 family protein, with protein MTFRSLAKSVLTLQPGYSLRALNNKYKLTVSMAREWSGLQAFAQRMSRALGQDRFERLGVDCIGVVQWPYISKCWNAPQRLDAVASHYEVVTAHCAPLLLLRRDEHRQLCDLTAYSSGCSLVLDRPIWFKREGELVINLFQGELRVASLAFTLCREAAGLCLYIGAVQGIHKGVDSETSLTIYRDLTKDFEGLRPRSLLIEAIKCVARTLGAVRIYAVGDDYRHHRHPYFGADKHQDLAANYDVIWQENGAGPSDREDFFIIPLAPAQRAVEEVAAKKRAMYRRRHALLDDAFGQIQAALAGSPAQQSTAGLAIQ; from the coding sequence ATGACGTTCAGATCGCTGGCCAAGAGCGTGCTCACCTTGCAGCCCGGTTATTCGCTGCGCGCGCTCAACAACAAGTACAAGTTGACGGTTTCCATGGCCCGGGAGTGGTCCGGCTTGCAGGCCTTTGCCCAGCGCATGTCACGGGCACTGGGCCAAGACCGCTTCGAGCGGCTGGGCGTCGATTGCATTGGCGTCGTTCAGTGGCCTTACATCAGCAAATGCTGGAACGCCCCGCAGCGTCTCGATGCGGTGGCGTCGCACTATGAAGTGGTGACTGCGCACTGTGCCCCGTTGCTGCTGTTGCGGCGTGACGAGCACCGACAGTTGTGCGACCTGACGGCATACTCCAGCGGCTGCAGCCTGGTGCTCGACCGGCCGATCTGGTTCAAGCGCGAAGGGGAGCTGGTGATCAACCTGTTCCAGGGCGAACTGCGCGTGGCCTCGCTCGCCTTTACCCTGTGCCGTGAAGCGGCAGGCCTGTGCCTGTACATCGGCGCAGTGCAGGGCATCCACAAGGGCGTGGACAGCGAGACCTCGCTGACAATCTACCGCGACCTGACCAAGGACTTCGAAGGCCTGCGCCCCAGAAGCCTGCTGATCGAGGCGATCAAGTGCGTGGCAAGAACGCTGGGGGCCGTGCGCATCTATGCGGTGGGGGACGACTACCGCCACCATCGCCATCCTTATTTTGGCGCCGACAAGCATCAGGATCTGGCGGCCAACTACGATGTGATCTGGCAGGAAAACGGCGCCGGGCCCTCGGACCGCGAGGACTTTTTCATCATCCCCTTGGCACCCGCGCAGCGCGCGGTAGAGGAAGTCGCAGCGAAGAAGCGGGCGATGTACCGCAGGCGCCATGCGTTGCTGGATGACGCGTTTGGCCAGATACAGGCCGCCTTGGCCGGCAGCCCTGCGCAGCAAAGCACGGCAGGCCTGGCCATTCAGTAA
- a CDS encoding glycosyltransferase: MRIAYFINQYPKVSHSFIRREILALERQGVEVQRIALRGWDAELHDAEDLAERSKTRYVLQDGLRGLLKPLFEVVRAQPKRFFGALRLALRLGWRADRPWAYHLIYLAEACRLVQWLQSSAAEHVHAHFGTNSAEVVMLANALGGPAYSFTVHGPEEFDKAQILHLGEKVRRAAFVAAVSSFGRSQLYRWVAHEHWGKVKVVHCGLERSFHEGTALAPPAAPRLVCVGRLCEQKGQLLLIEAARTLASRGVPFELVLAGDGELRGPIEALIARYGLQAQVRITGWISSAQVRDELLAARALVLPSFAEGLPVVIMEAMALRRPVLTTYVAGIPELVHPGENGWLFPAGSAEALTEAMLDCLQQPVEVLQRMGEAAYQRVLTRHDIDTEAARLVGHFKVPTC, encoded by the coding sequence ATGCGTATCGCTTATTTCATCAATCAGTATCCCAAGGTCAGTCACAGTTTCATTCGCCGCGAAATACTGGCGCTGGAGCGCCAGGGCGTCGAGGTTCAGCGTATCGCCTTGCGAGGCTGGGATGCCGAACTGCACGACGCCGAGGACCTGGCCGAACGGAGCAAGACCCGCTATGTGCTGCAGGATGGGTTGAGGGGCTTGTTGAAGCCGTTGTTCGAGGTCGTACGGGCACAACCCAAGCGGTTTTTTGGCGCACTGCGCCTGGCGCTTCGCCTGGGCTGGCGCGCTGATCGCCCATGGGCCTACCACCTGATCTACCTGGCCGAAGCGTGCCGGCTGGTGCAATGGCTGCAGTCATCCGCTGCGGAACATGTGCACGCACACTTTGGCACCAACTCGGCAGAAGTGGTGATGCTGGCCAATGCCCTCGGCGGGCCGGCCTACAGCTTCACCGTGCATGGGCCGGAAGAGTTCGACAAGGCGCAGATCCTGCACCTGGGCGAGAAGGTGCGGCGCGCCGCTTTCGTGGCTGCGGTCAGCTCTTTCGGTCGTAGCCAGTTGTATCGCTGGGTGGCCCATGAGCACTGGGGCAAGGTCAAGGTGGTGCATTGTGGCCTGGAGCGCAGTTTCCACGAGGGCACCGCGCTTGCACCGCCGGCTGCGCCTCGGCTGGTTTGCGTGGGGCGTCTGTGTGAGCAGAAAGGCCAGCTGCTGCTGATCGAGGCGGCGCGCACCCTGGCGAGCCGGGGCGTGCCCTTCGAACTGGTGTTGGCCGGCGATGGCGAATTGCGCGGCCCGATCGAGGCGTTGATTGCACGGTATGGCTTGCAGGCGCAAGTGCGCATCACCGGCTGGATCAGCAGTGCACAGGTGCGGGACGAACTTCTCGCCGCGCGTGCCCTGGTACTGCCCAGCTTTGCCGAGGGCTTGCCGGTGGTGATCATGGAGGCCATGGCGTTGCGCCGGCCGGTGCTGACCACCTATGTGGCCGGCATTCCCGAACTGGTCCACCCGGGTGAGAACGGCTGGTTGTTCCCGGCAGGTTCCGCCGAGGCGTTGACCGAGGCCATGCTCGACTGCCTGCAGCAACCCGTGGAGGTTCTGCAGCGCATGGGCGAGGCTGCCTACCAGCGCGTACTCACGCGCCACGACATCGATACTGAAGCCGCCAGGCTGGTCGGCCATTTCAAGGTGCCGACATGCTGA
- a CDS encoding glycosyltransferase family 2 protein: MLTLLSGLLGLAVLLVLLPTLVLFTQVVLACLPAPVPGARQGPRARVAVLVPAHNEASLIASTLASIRPQLREGDQLLVVADNCTDQTASLARAAGAQVVERQDQQHRGKGYALDFGVQHLRQSPPEVLIIIDADCQVGAGALEQLARCCVDNARPAQALYLMHAPAGAGLKVQVAAFAWRVKNLVRPRGWARAGLPCQLMGAGMAFAWQDVSAVNLATGHLVEDLKLGLECAALGKPPLFCPEAVVNSHFPTSQEGLSIQRKRWEHGHLGVVLAEGPKLLGRALVQRNWPLLGMAADLLVPPLALLSLLLMVLFAVTWLAFGVFGVLLPALLATLALGLLGAAVLLAWARFARELIPFSVLMYAPFYAARKIPLYLGFLLKRQVDWVRSKRDDS, from the coding sequence ATGCTGACTCTGTTGAGCGGGTTGTTGGGCCTGGCGGTGCTGCTGGTCTTGTTGCCGACGCTGGTGCTGTTCACCCAGGTGGTACTGGCCTGCCTGCCTGCGCCTGTACCAGGCGCTCGGCAAGGTCCTCGTGCGCGGGTTGCCGTGCTGGTGCCCGCGCACAACGAGGCATCGCTGATCGCGTCCACGCTTGCCAGCATCAGGCCGCAATTGCGTGAAGGCGACCAGCTGCTGGTGGTCGCGGACAACTGCACGGACCAGACCGCAAGCCTTGCCCGCGCGGCGGGCGCGCAGGTGGTCGAGCGCCAGGATCAGCAGCACCGGGGCAAGGGCTACGCATTGGACTTCGGGGTGCAGCATCTGCGCCAGTCGCCCCCCGAGGTACTGATCATCATCGACGCAGACTGCCAGGTAGGGGCGGGTGCGCTCGAGCAACTGGCGCGCTGCTGTGTCGACAATGCCCGGCCCGCGCAAGCGCTGTATCTGATGCATGCCCCTGCCGGCGCCGGGTTGAAGGTGCAGGTCGCCGCCTTTGCCTGGCGGGTGAAGAACCTGGTCCGCCCGCGTGGCTGGGCCCGGGCGGGCTTGCCCTGTCAGTTGATGGGGGCGGGCATGGCCTTTGCCTGGCAAGACGTGTCGGCCGTCAACCTGGCCACCGGGCACCTGGTCGAAGACCTGAAGCTGGGCCTGGAGTGCGCTGCGCTTGGCAAGCCGCCGCTGTTTTGCCCGGAGGCTGTGGTCAACAGTCACTTCCCCACCAGCCAGGAAGGCCTGAGCATCCAGCGCAAGCGTTGGGAGCATGGTCACCTGGGGGTGGTGCTGGCCGAGGGGCCGAAGCTTCTGGGGCGCGCGCTGGTACAACGCAACTGGCCGCTGTTGGGCATGGCCGCCGACCTGCTGGTGCCACCGCTGGCCTTGTTGTCTTTGCTGCTGATGGTGCTTTTTGCGGTTACCTGGCTGGCCTTCGGGGTATTCGGCGTGCTGTTGCCCGCGCTGCTTGCCACGCTGGCGTTGGGCCTGCTCGGCGCTGCCGTCCTGCTGGCGTGGGCGCGCTTTGCACGGGAGCTGATCCCGTTTTCGGTGCTGATGTACGCGCCGTTCTATGCGGCCAGGAAAATCCCCCTGTACCTGGGGTTTCTACTCAAGCGCCAGGTGGACTGGGTGCGCTCGAAGCGGGATGACAGCTGA
- a CDS encoding WecB/TagA/CpsF family glycosyltransferase, producing the protein MEAWAWLQRWKSVMGKLRLVQDATEEQRLLVSLSSPQRATVLGFVNAHAMNLVAGKADYCQALAAADVLLRDGAGMAILLRRLGLAPGLNMNGTDFIPKLLAAFNGRRVAFWGTREPFLSAAAQRCEAQYGVHVVSRHDGFAEVDTYLGLAQAHQPALIVLGMGMPKQEQVAARLAALDSPCLIVCGGAIVDFLGGKVTRAPHWVRRLNGEWVFRLLKEPKRLFARYVIGNPVFLLRAVLYARAPAHRV; encoded by the coding sequence ATGGAAGCATGGGCCTGGCTGCAACGCTGGAAGTCGGTCATGGGCAAGTTGCGCCTGGTCCAGGATGCAACCGAAGAGCAACGCCTGCTGGTGTCGCTGAGCTCACCACAGCGGGCAACCGTGCTGGGCTTCGTCAACGCCCATGCGATGAACCTGGTCGCGGGCAAGGCCGATTACTGCCAGGCACTGGCGGCAGCGGACGTGCTACTGCGTGACGGTGCCGGCATGGCGATATTGCTGCGGCGCCTGGGGCTGGCCCCCGGGCTCAACATGAACGGCACGGATTTCATCCCCAAGCTGCTGGCGGCCTTCAATGGCAGGCGCGTGGCATTCTGGGGGACGCGCGAGCCGTTCCTGTCCGCAGCCGCTCAGCGCTGCGAAGCGCAGTATGGCGTGCACGTGGTGTCACGGCACGATGGCTTTGCCGAGGTCGACACCTACCTCGGCCTCGCCCAGGCACACCAGCCAGCGCTGATCGTGCTGGGCATGGGGATGCCCAAGCAGGAGCAGGTGGCGGCACGCCTGGCGGCGCTCGACAGCCCCTGCCTGATCGTGTGCGGCGGCGCCATTGTCGACTTTTTGGGTGGCAAGGTAACGCGAGCCCCTCACTGGGTGCGGCGGTTAAACGGTGAGTGGGTTTTCAGGTTGCTCAAAGAGCCGAAGCGCCTGTTTGCACGCTATGTGATT